The following is a genomic window from Daphnia magna isolate NIES linkage group LG4, ASM2063170v1.1, whole genome shotgun sequence.
GCGATTAAttaaacacaacaacaaaaaacaggtGGTTAAATTGATCCTTCAGGGGATCCTACTGACACCCCCTAACTCGGCCCCACCCCTCATTTGCCAGCTGCTGAACGGTTGCTGGAAAACGCAGCCGGCCGATCGGCTGACCTTTGCCGAAATTCATTCCAAGTTGAAGCGTCACGCGCATTCTTCAAACGATCAAGAAACTTGGACACCATCGGCCGTCACCTACGTCCATCTGAGACACGACGACGACATCGATCAACTCGACCCCAACGTCGAATACCTTCAAACACTGCCGGACCTGCCCGTCCACCATTACACCAACacatgaaatgttttttttttcttcctccaattaaaatccaaaacgaggacttgcaaaaaaaaaaaaaaaaaaaaattaatattttgttttgaattgtgtgtgaaaaaacaaaacccagTCATATCTTCAAAacagattttttcttttttctttataaaaacaaacgatcgaagacgaaaaaaaaactaactaaCTAAAACTTATTTAATTATGTCTTACTGTTGTGCATAcgtatttttttacctggtgACGTTGTGTATGTTGGTGttgtcgcaaaaaaaaaaaaagaaaattggaaaaaaaaagaaagaaaaatatttgaaaaaaaaagacgcacGACGTGCACAGTTTTAtgtcgatttaaaaaaaaaaaacgaaaaggtGATCAAAAACACGAAAATAATGGataatcaaaaatttttttttttatgtttgagATGAGgggcaaagaaaaaatcagcatgaaaggggggggggctcaGGGGGAAAGGGACCTCTAACTTATTCGGCTGGCTCTGAATGCGTGTGGCTCCTTGTTGATATATAATTGggtgatgaaaaaaaaaataatcaaaatttttttgttacttgACACCACAGGGAGGGGGGGCAAAAAAATCCCGATTTCAAAtcaggagagagagaaaagaaaaaaaaaaacgacgatgacaagacgaaaagaaaaaaaaagtttggggTAAATCGGCGAATTCGATCCTACCGCATATGATCATGACGGATGAAAGAaatgaagagagagagaaaaaaagaagcaaaaaatcgattacaaaaaaaaaacatcgacCTAATGTCTTCCTTTGGTTGtcattttgaagaatttccgggcatttaaaaacaaagaaaaaaaaatgcacaaaaaaagactaaatttaaatatttgtcTTGCTCTGAATTCCGTTTTAAAtagctcctttttttttctttttttttacttgtttctaGGTTGTTGTGTGAGTGTTTTTTATAGATCGTTTCCATCCCCCCTTCTCTCTCATCGTCATTTGTtggtgtgtttgttttgtttgaatgtttttagtttcgtttttgaattttccccCCTTTCTAAAAGCGTTTGCCCATGCCATAATAACCGCCCGGCTGTTGTTGTGACTGCATGGGCCGGTGAGAAGAgtcttgctgttgttgtctGGCGCCTCCCGGTCCAGATTGGTTGTAATGCTTCAACATGTTAGGGCCGGTGGGTAAAAGGCCGTCGGCCAGGCCACCACCGCCACCACCACCGCCGCCTTTCTGTCCGTCAGGATGACCAGCAGAAATATCGTTGCCGGATCGCTGTTGCTGCTGTCCGGACGAGCTGACGTCACCGCCCGCGTTCCACGACGCGTTCAGTGCCGACGAGTTGAGGTGCGGAGCCGGAACGGGGGCAGGAACTGGACCGGCGCCCACAATGCCAGCCCCGACCCCACCCGCGCTCGAATTCAAAATGCTAAGTATCCTCTGTTGCAACTCCATCGGATTGTCTTGTCCGCCACCGCCCTGCGCAGCTCCACCGGAAGAGTATCCGCCTGATGacccaaacaaacaaaaataaattcaagAAATGACTGGATGTCGTGCAAAAaggcaagaaaaacaaaacaaaacacggtGACATACCAAGGAGATAAGCCGGTTGGCTGCCGGCCAGACCACCGCCGCCACCGCGGGCCTCTTCGGCCATCTGTCGGTCGCGTCTGTCGCTCAAATAGCGGATGAGACGATCGTATTCCACGATGGTCAACGGTCGATTCTCCTGCAACAAATTGATGAGCGTTTGCATGTTGGCATGGTGGGGCTCTAGTCCGGCCTGCATCTGCATTCCGCCTCTGCCTCGGGAATCGGAGGCCACCGAGTCCATCAAACCTCCGCGCTGTTCCACTCCGCCGAGACCACCACGGCCTCCTCCACCACCACCCTGTTGCTGTTGATAGCGCTGCAAGGACGACGACAACAGTGCGAAAGCATCCTCCACCGGAATATTCCGGTGCTCTGATACATCCCCACGCacacatttttatttcgtttcaaaaaaacttgttttcaaaaaaataaaaaaggaatttcTTTTCGCTGACAGAAGAAGCAAAAtcataaaaaaggaaaaccccTCGCAATGccttcaaaaaacaaaacaaaaaacgagtccggccaaaaattgaaaaatttgtgaaaaacgAGTGGACATGTTGGCACGGCTCATTTGTGCcatgaaaaataagaaagaaaacgacgaTGAAACACGACCCGATttgaagagaagaagaaaaaaaccaaaaattctGGTCCCCACTTAGGGGAGGGAAATGACCCGAAAAAGGTCTCGAATATCTCGGCCTGACCACGGCGAGTAGATTGAAACGAATCCCAGCTACAGACAGAGGGAATAAGTACAGTCACAAAAACCAAACACTCGAGTAATTTGAACAACGTCAACCTCTCTTGAGCTCTCTCTCGTAAAAAGCCTTTCACAGTCTTTGAAAAACCAAAACTTCACATCATTCGTAGGCGTCTGTAAGTTGCACATAACGCTTAACCTGATGACCTCAAACGTCAAAACGTCTAAAGACCATAGAAAGTTCGGTAGTAAACGCCACCCTATTTCCAACCAAACAACTCGTGTTCGACGACAACGACAACAATTATCTAAAGAAACAAGTCCCTGCGAAAAATCGATGGTAGGACAATCCGAAAGCTGGGAGagtagggaaaaaaacaaaacacacaagaCTTACCTTCCGGCTGGCCGAATAGGATGTTGAGCGTGATGCTGCCGTGCTCCGGGTTGATGGGAGATAAGACGATGCCGTAGAGTGTGCCTCGTGAAGACAAGTCGGCTAGCACCTGCCGGATGGGAATATCCTCGTGAGGAAAGAGAACGTCGACGGCTAATCCTTGAGCTCGGATGCGGCTCTCGATGCGTTCGGCATACTGTCTCAGTGGGCCCGTTTTAGCAGTGACGACAATTTCGACTTCATTGGCCATGTTCATTCCGCTCGGTTTCGGACCTGGGCCACCGCCACTATCGATTGAAATCAAAACGAGTGTGAACAGAGGAATCGAGTTTCTTGGTAAGGAAATCAACTTACCCGAAATTTCCTCGGTGGTCTCCTAGCGGAGGAATAAACGAGTCTCTGGGATGCATATCTCGCTCACGTTCCATGCCGTAGGGGTCTCCATGGTAGGGATCCATCATGTCCATCTGGTCTCTGCCCCAATCACGTTGTTCTCTCCCGTCAAAGTCGCGAGATGGGCGATCCAAATCACGGTGAGGAGGACCTCCGCGCATAAGCATTTCGGGATCTCGTCCTCTGGGAGGCATATCTGGTTCCCTTCCACGCATAGGCATATCAAATTCTCTTCGTCTGATTGGTGAACGATCTCGATAATTGCCGGGATCGGGGCCTCCACCAACACTTCCACCTCCTCCTCCACCAACCCCAGCATTGCCAGGCATTGGAAGTCCATCTTTCCCAGATTTCACATTTTTCACATCTAAGACAAACACACGCTAAGTATGATGCAGCTACTCTAACATGTTTACACTCTCGACTGCAATTTACCCATTCGGTGAGCAAGGATTTCCATGTTCTGAGCTCCCCTAATGGCATTCTCTgcactgatttcatcagcGTATTGGATGAATCCAAAGCCTTTCAGAATGGATATGCCTAAGTCGAAAGATGACATGCATAATCTAACAAGAACAGACAAATCAAATAACAAATCCTACCCATTATGTGCCCAAATTGACTGAAGTTTTCTTCAAGCAACTCCTTGGTGAGTCTAGGGTCATTGGTGGGTAGGTTTCCCACAAAAATACGGGCGCTGGCCATTGATGCATCTGAAGTGTGATTTGAAAGCCTGTCCGGTCCTCTTGGTGGACCACTGTCTCTGCCACCACCTCTTCCTCGTCCACTATCCATGTCTCGTCCACCAGCAAATCTTCCATTACCGACACCACGTCCACGCCGAAAGCTCATTTTGATTctgattttcaaaaaaatgacAAGTTGAATTAGCACATGTTTTTGTGTGGAAAATAGCAATAACGGTGTCCAAACTATTTAGATTAATAATCAGTGAGTTAATGTACAAATTAATACAGCAAAATAATGGCATACCTGTTAATAAAATGGTAAGACGTTTCACTTTGAATGAAAAGCCGGGatcttttttatgtttactGCTTAGCGCGAATGGCGTCCAAAAAGCTAAATCTAACCAACGTTGCCAATTCTGACCAAAGAAATCTGGCAGCGTCCCGTTCTCAGAAATGCAGTCTGCAGACCTGCAGACGCCACGACGCGCTCCGGCGCTCGTCCTGCTCCGCCGTCCGTCTTAGCACTTTGCAGTGTCTTGAGGGAGAAATATAATGAATGAAGAATGATATGCATACAAATGCATTACTAAATTAATATTGAAACCAGCTTTAAGTATTTACTCATcgaaatttattttcttcaaaacatcacgataaaaaaatatatatgaatttaaaaaaaaagttttaacgAAGGGCACGACTTAAAAAGTGAGCCCCATATCAGGTGAAGGAGGACCCGAACTTTCGGAACTCAATGCCGTCACGTCTTCCTTTTGTCGGTCTTTAtcggctttttctttttcttttttctcgcgATGATGCTTGTGTTTGTGTTTATGCTTGtgctttttcttctccttctttcgttTCAACTAAAGAGTAATAAAACCAGGTTATTATGAGGTAACCAGTTTTTAATTAAAACTGCCATTATCAATGAAAATGTGGATACCTTTTTAAGAATATCAACACCCAATCCGGGCAGAGATTGCGATGTGTCTGAAAAGCCGCCAATATCCAACGTAGTGGACTCTGTGTCGGTAACTGTTTGTTGAACCAAGACTTCCTGCGTTGGAATTTGCATTCACAATCGTTAGAGAACTAATTAAAAACTGGAAAGACTGAATTACAGCCGTCACTCGAACCTTGGTTATGCCCGCCACAACTTCCACAGACGCGACAGACATTCCATCTTCGCCGAATCCCGAACCTGGAACGCTAACTTCCATATCCATGTGAGATAAGCTATCCTGTTGCgaccaaaataaaatactttcACTTTTAATGGATTGCCACATGTTTATCAGTATGTTTAAAGAATCTTACGCGATGGGTCAATCCAGGTATTTCGGCACTCTCCAAGGCGGTTGGTGGAGCCTCGGCCACTCTTTGGTACATGGCACCTGACAGACACGGTGGCTTTCGACGGCCGTACAGGCAATTATAAAGGTCAACGATGTCATTACGAAGCATTGCATCGTGTGATAATTCGGTGCTAAACAGCAAATACCGTGATTTGTTAATAgtttttgtaaaaataaagtCGTGGCATCAACGTAAATACTTCATAAGTTTCCACAATCGATCCATGACGGGAATCGTGTCCAAACGACTACCTCTACCACGTTCGAATGGTGGATTGCTGGCCAGCAGTATTAACAATTCGTGCCTAATTCTAGGTTCGGGATCGCTTTCGATTATATCGAGAAGAAACTCCCAATCAGCCATGCGGGAATCGGCTTTAACCAACTCTACTAAAGCTTCCAGGGCTGCCACGCGAACATCTAATGATAATGTTTATAGGATTCAGTCTGTCAAATGATCAAATTAAATGAATTAGTACCATGAAACTGTCCGTACTGAGCATAACTCTTGAACAGATCCGACTTGCTTGGCAATTGGCCACATTTTTGCAGCTTGCGGATGGTCCGTAGACAACCGACGGTCACGGCAAACTTGTAGGTAGGTAACAGCTTTTCCAAGTTTAGAGCTCGGGCTACCTCTTCCAGTACTTGGTGCGTCTCCTTCGTCACGGATTCTGGCGTCAGCGCAGACCTTTAAAGCAACATTTCAAAGATAAATTCTAAGAATGCCATTTCGGAATGTTTGCCATTCTTACGCTGACTGTGCGACAACGGCAACAACGGGCGAGGCTGTGTTTCCCAAAGCTTCAATCAGAGCACCTCGGTACCAACAGTCCGACAGACGATTTTTCGTGTTGTCGTTGTACTTGAACAAATCTAAAAGGAAACGCAAGACTTCCTGTGGGCAGACACCCAGGGCATTTCTGAGTTGTGCCATCGCCACAGGGATAGTCTATCCGTTATAAGGGAATAGTTTATGGTTTCttatctaaaaaataaaaaaaaaatgtcaagatCTGTTAATACCTTTTGTAAAAAATAGTGTTGAAAATTGGCAAAGTTGTTCTGGCGAACAATGTGTTGGCAGGAAAACGAACCGAAAAGTTTCCGAAAAATCATCAACATAGCGGGAGGGCCTGCCCAACTCGACACCATTCCATTTGCTACCTGTCAGAAACACGACAACGAATACATGAAGAGATATGGAAACGATAATTTTAATAATAGAATTACTTTTGCCAGACAGAATGCAGCATCACAGCGAACTTtgtaaaaacaattttcattttcgattATGTCTGTCAGCGCCAAACGAGTGGCTGGGGTAGCAAAACGTTCCAATGCCGTCACGGCTTCCATCTTGTTTATTAGCATtataaataacaaacaaaaaatgtttgaatattagcgaatagaaataaaatcaCGAGTGCTAACCTGAGCTGTCACATCTCTTTCATGACGAAGCTGGTACTGCCATTGATAATCAGGTTGTGCGATTTCAACCGCCCTCAGTAGAGACATGTCGGGATCGAGACGTATCCATAAAACCGGTGAATCGGCGctagaatacaagtagatcAGACATTAAGACATTACTACACAATACGTTTCGAATGGAAAATTAATAAGACGGAAAACTAACTCCATGGCGGAAAGATCCATGTCGACTTCTTCTCCAGTGCATAatggaatcttttttttcttgtttcgaCGAGATTTCGAGTGGCACGTGAGATCATTTTTGGCGACAGATGATTCGATTTGTAACGTGTGACGGAACGTACCGTCGAGTTCTTGTAAAGCCACGACAAGGGGACCAACGTATCTTCGCAAACCACGAGCTGGTTGCGCTCCGCTAGCTGCGTCTTGTCGAATCTCTAATTCCACAGTGTTTCTAAGTTAAAatcaaatgttaaaaaaaaaaaaaaaacaatacgaAGAAACAATAGACGCTCGTTACGGACCTTTTACGGTTGAAGACAAAGCTCAACTGGAATCGAGCGTGACCTCCTTGGCGGACCCAAGTATCAACAAAGACGCCAATATCTTTGCCGGTCACAGTAAAAATAGCTTTTGCGAATGTGGCAGTCGATATCAACATGGCTCCCCATTGGTTGGCTTGGCATTTTTGTTGCGATGCCTGTACGGCAAGTGAGAGTTGTTTGTTGAACAcctaatgaaaaatttaaaatgttggTACAAATTGCCGAAGAAAATGGGTAATGTTCCAATAAACCTGGATCAAAAGCGGCTGGCCAATACGCAACTCCAGCATTCGCAAAACCAGGTGAGCCTTTTTACGCATGATTCTGGCGTGGCGCGGGGTTACAGTGTGAGCTGAATGAggccaaaaatgaaacgaaTCCGGACTGCGGATGGGCTGTTGACCACCTCCCGAGGTTGGAACAGCACTTCCAGGCGGCTTGCTGGCATCGAGAATGATTCCGCCAACTTCTTCCTCGTATTTAATAACTTCATCAAGTTCCTAAAACTCGAAAAGTTTAGTTGCCAGAAAATCGGATAGTATAAATACAAATACACTGTACCTGATGAATCCAGTGTCGGTATTCATTGTTACCAAAGAGTTTCTTCATATGAAGGCCGGACAAGTACGACGAAATGCCTTGCGTCAGCCAAGCATCATTCCAACCCTGGCGGGATAGGAAACAAGTGTAGAACTGTTCCGCAACAGCAATTGAGATCACATTTCGTGAGGTGTACGTCTGTTCCAGGTAGGGAGTGGACTGCAAAAGTTCCATGTTCATGATCGATAGAGTGGAAAACGAACTGCAGTCTCTGCTAGGCAAACCATATTTATTTGGTGactgaaataaaagtaaagggcgtgtctttttgttttcttacttgGAGGCTACATCGACGTATACAGTCTTGCAGAATGAATAGGGATACCGAGTTCCAAGAAGTTCTTCATAAAATTCAAAAGTCTCGTGTACGTATCGAGCTGTTGAACGAAGAAAAGGCATCAGAGGAGGGAGGCAAAAATGCGTCAACTCTTGCATGTAGGGATCcaccaaaatttcaaatggccTAGTATAAATACGAACGTAAGGTTGATTCTTTTTAAAGGATAATTAACTGAATCGTTACCCGACAGCCAATCCAATGTTAGGTGCCGCCGTAGGCATGGAAAGTACATAGTGAAATGTTTTGCGTCGAAGATCTTGCGTGTAAACTACCTCTGTTAGGTCACCACACGAGACAGCCGTCATGGACGCATCAACGGTGAATTCAAGTTTCCAGGTGCAGACCTGATGTGTGTATGGAAACCACGGTATATCAAAACACTTTTGATTCAAAAATGAAGTATATACTGACCTCTGAGAATGAGTCAATGCAAGGAAACCATAGGCGTGCAGAATTTTCCCAGCCGTAGGAAAACATGTGAGCACATCGCTATAAAAGATACGCTgaagtttttttaattcgttcAATGAAACATTCAAAAATACCTCAGCCAATGTTCCTTCTCCAGGAGGCACAACAAAATGAAGTCCACCTGCAGGTTGCTCCAGAGAGAATTCTATACCAATTCTCAGAGAACGGCCTTCTGTCATCAAATGTTGTGCTTCTGAAGGTATTCTGATAATAAGTTCACCCAAGTTTGCATCAGGATCGGTAGAAGAAACAGCTTCCTGATGTGCAGGTGTAAACACTTCAAGACTTTTTctttgtaaacaaaataaagataGGATGTTTAACATGTGTGCAATGCAAGGTTTGCAGCTGGCTACTTACGTAGATGAATCTGAGCAGATTTCTTGGGTTGGATCAAAATATTGGAATTGGAGCTCAAGATTGTCATTCAGGGTGATTTTGTATATTCTGCATTGTTTGGCATTTAGAAATACTTGACGGAATTCTTTCTGTGGGAGTAATGTCAATTCAACGAAGCCCTAAGAGAGACCAAAATCAGCAAGGAGGAACCATCAGAATTTACCATTCAACATACAATAACACTCTTTGTTTGAAGATTGATTCCTGTTAAGCTCAATATTTGATGGGCTGCAAAATAAGATAACATGTGATAATTTTCAttaaaatagaagaaataaATGGTTTCAAATACCTAATTTGTAAGGCCGTTGAGGAATTGTCGGCCCAGAAACGCTAAGAGAACTCGAATTGGATACATCATTGTCTCTTTCCGGCACCTTTTCTCGTTTGATCTTGGGTATTTTTTTGTCCATTTTGCATCAAACTCTCAGACGATCAATGTTTCGTTATAGTTTTCCCCATAACACAACAAATAGCGAAACGCAGGTTCACAAACTTGAGCAAGCCACGACTTCCATAACCGATCTCGAGCCGACGATGCCGCCACTACATAACATTCGTCTGCTAATGAATTCGAATGCTGCCTGGTTTGAACTTAGTGAAGATCGTTTTCTGTCCTTTACCATTCCGAATAGAGATGCTCAATTTAAAACTGAGGCAAGATTTTCAAATTGTCTACGATTGGAAGAgtgccatttaattttgtgaTTTAACCAGGGCAATGATTCGCAATGTTGGAAAGGAAAGGCTGTTGTGATTCTCTTGAGGTTTTATAACGCTGACAGTTCGATGCCAATCGTATGTGGGAAAATAAACCCTAATAATAAACTATTATGCGAACTCACGaagtaattttcttttttgatggATTTTATGCTCCATTTTCCTATGAACTAGACGAAACGCCAAGCCAATTACAACTCCGTGCTAAGCCAATTCTTATTCGTGTACTGTTTCCTTTCACATCGAAATTTCAGTGACCGGTCTTGATACAAATAGAATACATTCATTAATATCAAATTAACCAGACCGAAAAA
Proteins encoded in this region:
- the LOC116920061 gene encoding nuclear receptor coactivator 5 isoform X2; protein product: MSFRRGRGVGNGRFAGGRDMDSGRGRGGGRDSGPPRGPDRLSNHTSDASMASARIFVGNLPTNDPRLTKELLEENFSQFGHIMDVKNVKSGKDGLPMPGNAGVGGGGGGSVGGGPDPGNYRDRSPIRRREFDMPMRGREPDMPPRGRDPEMLMRGGPPHRDLDRPSRDFDGREQRDWGRDQMDMMDPYHGDPYGMERERDMHPRDSFIPPLGDHRGNFGGGGPGPKPSGMNMANEVEIVVTAKTGPLRQYAERIESRIRAQGLAVDVLFPHEDIPIRQVLADLSSRGTLYGIVLSPINPEHGSITLNILFGQPEEHRNIPVEDAFALLSSSLQRYQQQQGGGGGGRGGLGGVEQRGGLMDSVASDSRGRGGMQMQAGLEPHHANMQTLINLLQENRPLTIVEYDRLIRYLSDRRDRQMAEEARGGGGGLAGSQPAYLLGGYSSGGAAQGGGGQDNPMELQQRILSILNSSAGGVGAGIVGAGPVPAPVPAPHLNSSALNASWNAGGDVSSSGQQQQRSGNDISAGHPDGQKGGGGGGGGGLADGLLPTGPNMLKHYNQSGPGGARQQQQDSSHRPMQSQQQPGGYYGMGKRF
- the LOC116920061 gene encoding nuclear receptor coactivator 5 isoform X1, with the protein product MSFRRGRGVGNGRFAGGRDMDSGRGRGGGRDSGPPRGPDRLSNHTSDASMASARIFVGNLPTNDPRLTKELLEENFSQFGHIMGISILKGFGFIQYADEISAENAIRGAQNMEILAHRMDVKNVKSGKDGLPMPGNAGVGGGGGGSVGGGPDPGNYRDRSPIRRREFDMPMRGREPDMPPRGRDPEMLMRGGPPHRDLDRPSRDFDGREQRDWGRDQMDMMDPYHGDPYGMERERDMHPRDSFIPPLGDHRGNFGGGGPGPKPSGMNMANEVEIVVTAKTGPLRQYAERIESRIRAQGLAVDVLFPHEDIPIRQVLADLSSRGTLYGIVLSPINPEHGSITLNILFGQPEEHRNIPVEDAFALLSSSLQRYQQQQGGGGGGRGGLGGVEQRGGLMDSVASDSRGRGGMQMQAGLEPHHANMQTLINLLQENRPLTIVEYDRLIRYLSDRRDRQMAEEARGGGGGLAGSQPAYLLGGYSSGGAAQGGGGQDNPMELQQRILSILNSSAGGVGAGIVGAGPVPAPVPAPHLNSSALNASWNAGGDVSSSGQQQQRSGNDISAGHPDGQKGGGGGGGGGLADGLLPTGPNMLKHYNQSGPGGARQQQQDSSHRPMQSQQQPGGYYGMGKRF
- the LOC116920060 gene encoding transcription initiation factor TFIID subunit 2 isoform X1, which codes for MDKKIPKIKREKVPERDNDVSNSSSLSVSGPTIPQRPYKLAHQILSLTGINLQTKSVIGFVELTLLPQKEFRQVFLNAKQCRIYKITLNDNLELQFQYFDPTQEICSDSSTKSLEVFTPAHQEAVSSTDPDANLGELIIRIPSEAQHLMTEGRSLRIGIEFSLEQPAGGLHFVVPPGEGTLAERCAHMFSYGWENSARLWFPCIDSFSEVCTWKLEFTVDASMTAVSCGDLTEVVYTQDLRRKTFHYVLSMPTAAPNIGLAVGPFEILVDPYMQELTHFCLPPLMPFLRSTARYVHETFEFYEELLGTRYPYSFCKTVYVDVASNRDCSSFSTLSIMNMELLQSTPYLEQTYTSRNVISIAVAEQFYTCFLSRQGWNDAWLTQGISSYLSGLHMKKLFGNNEYRHWIHQELDEVIKYEEEVGGIILDASKPPGSAVPTSGGGQQPIRSPDSFHFWPHSAHTVTPRHARIMRKKAHLVLRMLELRIGQPLLIQVFNKQLSLAVQASQQKCQANQWGAMLISTATFAKAIFTVTGKDIGVFVDTWVRQGGHARFQLSFVFNRKRNTVELEIRQDAASGAQPARGLRRYVGPLVVALQELDGTFRHTLQIESSVAKNDLTCHSKSRRNKKKKIPLCTGEEVDMDLSAMDADSPVLWIRLDPDMSLLRAVEIAQPDYQWQYQLRHERDVTAQMEAVTALERFATPATRLALTDIIENENCFYKVRCDAAFCLAKVANGMVSSWAGPPAMLMIFRKLFGSFSCQHIVRQNNFANFQHYFLQKTIPVAMAQLRNALGVCPQEVLRFLLDLFKYNDNTKNRLSDCWYRGALIEALGNTASPVVAVVAQSASALTPESVTKETHQVLEEVARALNLEKLLPTYKFAVTVGCLRTIRKLQKCGQLPSKSDLFKSYAQYGQFHDVRVAALEALVELVKADSRMADWEFLLDIIESDPEPRIRHELLILLASNPPFERGRGSRLDTIPVMDRLWKLMNTELSHDAMLRNDIVDLYNCLYGRRKPPCLSGAMYQRVAEAPPTALESAEIPGLTHRDSLSHMDMEVSVPGSGFGEDGMSVASVEVVAGITKEVLVQQTVTDTESTTLDIGGFSDTSQSLPGLGVDILKKLKRKKEKKKHKHKHKHKHHREKKEKEKADKDRQKEDVTALSSESSGPPSPDMGLTF
- the LOC116920060 gene encoding transcription initiation factor TFIID subunit 2 isoform X2 → MDKKIPKIKREKVPERDNDVSNSSSLSVSGPTIPQRPYKLAHQILSLTGINLQTKSVIGFVELTLLPQKEFRQVFLNAKQCRIYKITLNDNLELQFQYFDPTQEICSDSSTKSLEVFTPAHQEAVSSTDPDANLGELIIRIPSEAQHLMTEGRSLRIGIEFSLEQPAGGLHFVVPPGEGTLAERCAHMFSYGWENSARLWFPCIDSFSEVCTWKLEFTVDASMTAVSCGDLTEVVYTQDLRRKTFHYVLSMPTAAPNIGLAVGPFEILVDPYMQELTHFCLPPLMPFLRSTARYVHETFEFYEELLGTRYPYSFCKTVYVDVASKDCSSFSTLSIMNMELLQSTPYLEQTYTSRNVISIAVAEQFYTCFLSRQGWNDAWLTQGISSYLSGLHMKKLFGNNEYRHWIHQELDEVIKYEEEVGGIILDASKPPGSAVPTSGGGQQPIRSPDSFHFWPHSAHTVTPRHARIMRKKAHLVLRMLELRIGQPLLIQVFNKQLSLAVQASQQKCQANQWGAMLISTATFAKAIFTVTGKDIGVFVDTWVRQGGHARFQLSFVFNRKRNTVELEIRQDAASGAQPARGLRRYVGPLVVALQELDGTFRHTLQIESSVAKNDLTCHSKSRRNKKKKIPLCTGEEVDMDLSAMDADSPVLWIRLDPDMSLLRAVEIAQPDYQWQYQLRHERDVTAQMEAVTALERFATPATRLALTDIIENENCFYKVRCDAAFCLAKVANGMVSSWAGPPAMLMIFRKLFGSFSCQHIVRQNNFANFQHYFLQKTIPVAMAQLRNALGVCPQEVLRFLLDLFKYNDNTKNRLSDCWYRGALIEALGNTASPVVAVVAQSASALTPESVTKETHQVLEEVARALNLEKLLPTYKFAVTVGCLRTIRKLQKCGQLPSKSDLFKSYAQYGQFHDVRVAALEALVELVKADSRMADWEFLLDIIESDPEPRIRHELLILLASNPPFERGRGSRLDTIPVMDRLWKLMNTELSHDAMLRNDIVDLYNCLYGRRKPPCLSGAMYQRVAEAPPTALESAEIPGLTHRDSLSHMDMEVSVPGSGFGEDGMSVASVEVVAGITKEVLVQQTVTDTESTTLDIGGFSDTSQSLPGLGVDILKKLKRKKEKKKHKHKHKHKHHREKKEKEKADKDRQKEDVTALSSESSGPPSPDMGLTF